TAATTCACTTTCGCCTCGAAGGCGCGCACCCGTGCCGCGGCGACGTCCAGCTTGAGCATGCCGCTGGTGCCGGTCTCGTCGCGGAAGCTGCAGTCCGTCTTGACGGTGAGCGGGCGCACCGGGATCGGCGTCACCCGCTCGGGAATGGCGCAGGCACCGAGGAAGGCCGCGATTGCGAGGAGCAGGAGTTTGCGCAGCATGGTCGTTCGGCCGGCTCAGGCGCAGGAACCCTTGCCCCGGTCGTTGAGGATCGGCCAGAGATAGCTGTAGGAATTGCCCGAGCACATTTTCTCGCACTGCTGGAAGGCGACCGTGACGCGCTCGCCCTGTTCCCAGACGCGCACGATGCAGCGGCCCCGGGCCTGGCTGAGCTCGATGGCGGGCAGCTCCTTCGTCTGCCGGAAATCCTTCAGGTTGAAGCGGCAGGCGCCGCGCTTCGGGATGTTCACCCTTGCCTCGAAGGCCTGCACCTTCGCCTCCGCCACGTCCAGCTTGAGCGCGCCGTTGTAGCCGGTCTCGTCGCGGAAGCTGCATTCGGTCTTGACGTTGAGCGGGCGTACCGGGATCGGCCCCGGCCTGGCCGGCTTCGCCGCCGCCGGGGCCTTGGCGACCGGGGCGGGTTGGGGGGCTTCCGCCGCCGGCGGCGCCTTTTCGGGCGCGGCGCAGGCGGCGAGGAGCAGGGCGGGCAGCAGCGGAACGAGCCTTCTATTCATCATGGCGGGACCTCAAAGCGCCGGGGCGCGGCGGTGCCAGTCGGTGGCGAGCTGGTACTGGTGCGCCGCGTTGAGCATGCGCGCCTCGCCGAAATAGTCGCCGATGATCTGCAGGCCGACCGGCAGGCTGCCGGCGCCGAAGCCGCAGGGGATCGACATGCCCGGCAGGCCGGCGAGGTTGACGGCGATGGTGTAGATGTCGGAGAGGTACATCTGCACCGGGTCGCCGGCCTTGGCGCCGAGGCCGAAGGCCACCGAGGGGCTGGTCGGGCCCATGATCAGGTCGCAGGACTTGAAGGCCTCGGCAAAGTCAGCCGCGATGAGGCGGCGGATGCGCTGCGCCTGCAGGTAATAAGCGTCGTAGTAGCCGTGCGACAGCACGTAGGCGCCGATCAGGATGCGCCGCTTCACCTCGGCGCCGAAGCCCTGGGCGCGGCTCTTGCAGTACATGTCCGTGAGGTCGCCGTACTGCGGCGCGCGCCAGCCGTAGCGCACGCCGTCGAAGCGCGACAGGTTGCTGGAGGCCTCGGCCGGGGCGATGACATAGTAGGCCGGCACCGACAGTTTCATGTTCGGCAGCGAGACATCCACCGTGACGGCGCCGAGCTTGCGGTACTCGGCGATGGCCGCCTCGACCGCCTGCGCCACGTCGGCCGACAGGCCCTCGGCGAAGAATTCCTTCGGCAGGCCGATCCTCAGGCCGGCGAGCGGCTTGGCGAGGTCCCGTGCGTAGTCCTCGGCGGGCCGCTCCAGGCTGGTGGAATCGCGCGCGTCGAAGCCGGCCATGGCGTTGAGCAGCAGGGCGCAATCCTCGGCGCTCTTTGCCATCGGGCCGCCCTGGTCGAGCGAGGAGGCGAAGGCGATCATGCCCCAGCGCGAGACGACGCCGTAGGTCGGCTTGAGGCCGGTCAGGCCGCACAGGGCGGCCGGCTGGCGGATCGAGCCGCCGGTGTCGGTGCCGGTGGCGGCGGGTGCCAGGCGCGCGGCGACGGCGGCGGCCGAGCCGCCCGAGGAGCCGCCCGGCACGACGGCCGCGTCCCAGGGGTTCTTGACCGGGCCGTAGAAGGAGGTCTCGTTGGAGGAACCCATGGCGAACTCGTCCATGTTGGTCTTGCCGAGCGTCACCGTGCCGGCGGCCCTGAAGCGCTCGATCACCGTGGCGTCGTAGGGACTGACGAAATTCGACAGCATTTTCGAGCCGCAGGTGGTGAGCCAGCCCTCGGTGCAGAAGATGTCCTTGTGCGCGACCGGGATGCCGGTGAGCGGGCCGGCCTGGCCGGCGGCGATGCGCGCGTCGGCCTCGCGGGCCATGGCCAGGCTCCTTTCACGGTCGACCGTGATGAAGGCGTTCAGGAGCGGGTTGAGCCGCTCGATGCGGTCCAGGAACTGGCCGGCCAGCTCGACACTGGAGAGCTGCTTGGCCGCCAGGGCGGCGGAGAGTTCTTTCAGGCTGGCGTTGATCATCGTGGCGGATGGCGGGGGAGGATCCCGTTCACTCTATGACTTTGGGCACCAGATACAGCCCGGCTTCGACTTCCGGGGCGATCTTCTGGAAATCGGCGTGGCGGTCGGTTTCGACCGCACGATCGTCGCGCAGGCGCTGGGCGACGTCCTGGGCATGGGCCATCGGCGCCACGCCGGCGGTGTTCACCGCCTGCATTTCCTCGATGAGCGCGAAGATGCCGTTGAGCTGGTCGCGGGTCTGCTCGGCTTCGCCGGGGGCGAGTTCGATGCGGGCAAGGTCGGCGATGCGCTGAACCTGGTCGAGGCTGAGGGACATGGTGCGGGGGACTAAAATTGCGAAGCGCAATAGAGTATCATAGGGCATTGATTTTCCGCATCCCGCAGGGACAAAGTGATGTTTGGTTTTCTCCGCTCCTATTTTTCCAACGATCTGGCGATCGACCTCGGCACCGCCAATACGCTGATCTACGTGCGCAGCAAGGGCATCGTGCTGAACGAGCCTTCCGTGGTCGCCATCCGCACCGAAGGCGGACCCAACGCCAAGAAGACGATCATGGCGGTCGGCCATTCCGCCAAGCAGATGCTGGGCAAGACGCCCGGCAGCATCACGGCCATCCGGCCCATGAAGGACGGCGTCATCGCCGACTTCACGGTCA
The window above is part of the Denitratisoma sp. genome. Proteins encoded here:
- the gatA gene encoding Asp-tRNA(Asn)/Glu-tRNA(Gln) amidotransferase subunit GatA gives rise to the protein MINASLKELSAALAAKQLSSVELAGQFLDRIERLNPLLNAFITVDRERSLAMAREADARIAAGQAGPLTGIPVAHKDIFCTEGWLTTCGSKMLSNFVSPYDATVIERFRAAGTVTLGKTNMDEFAMGSSNETSFYGPVKNPWDAAVVPGGSSGGSAAAVAARLAPAATGTDTGGSIRQPAALCGLTGLKPTYGVVSRWGMIAFASSLDQGGPMAKSAEDCALLLNAMAGFDARDSTSLERPAEDYARDLAKPLAGLRIGLPKEFFAEGLSADVAQAVEAAIAEYRKLGAVTVDVSLPNMKLSVPAYYVIAPAEASSNLSRFDGVRYGWRAPQYGDLTDMYCKSRAQGFGAEVKRRILIGAYVLSHGYYDAYYLQAQRIRRLIAADFAEAFKSCDLIMGPTSPSVAFGLGAKAGDPVQMYLSDIYTIAVNLAGLPGMSIPCGFGAGSLPVGLQIIGDYFGEARMLNAAHQYQLATDWHRRAPAL
- the gatC gene encoding Asp-tRNA(Asn)/Glu-tRNA(Gln) amidotransferase subunit GatC, yielding MSLSLDQVQRIADLARIELAPGEAEQTRDQLNGIFALIEEMQAVNTAGVAPMAHAQDVAQRLRDDRAVETDRHADFQKIAPEVEAGLYLVPKVIE